TTGAGATGTCAATGGTGTCAtctctacatgtagttctatcCACAGAAGTCTCCCTGATACATGAGTCACTGCATGTCCTCCAGATGTCAGTCACATCTGGACAATGTAGCCTCGGCAATATAGGTCTCACTACTGGCGGTCTTCAGGCAGTCACGTTGAGATGTTACCCGGTAGACAATGCTTCTGGTTAGGGATCGAGACAGCTGCTGAACATCGTAGGTGCCATGTGTTAGAGAAGTCTGAGTAGACGAGCAAAGTAGAAAGACAACGCTGTTACATGTCTTTCTGAATGAGGTGCCATTGTCTTTTATGAGTTGGAGTAAACGGGACTGTGCTGCTAGAGGTCTTTCTAAAAGACGTGCCTTTGTCCCAGCGAAGTTGGAGTAACTAGAAGTTAGACAACATTGCTGGGTATCTTTCTGATAGAGGTGCTGTAGTCTTGGAGTTGTCAGAATTAATTGACAATGGTGCGAGACGTCTGTGAGAGGTGCATTTGTCTCCGACAGGTCTAGAGTAACTGCTGGATGTCTTTCCGATTGTCTTTCATTGATGACAGTGGTGGCTAGCTTCTTGCATTGGTTGTTCTAGCGATGGGTTCATTTCGGATACATGAGCCACTGCCTTGAGATGGTCACATCTAGACAATGTAACTGGGGCAACGTCGGGCTACCACTGAACGTCTATCAGTAGTGGTGGTCTCCGAGATGTCTGGGTttaaggttttgaacaactAACGTGTGTTGCTGTGTCTAGTATTAAGCCCTCCTTTGGCATAGGCAGTGACTGATACTCGGTCTCAGGATGACATCTGCAATTGAGTAGTCACTTTGTTCCAAGCACTGTCAAATATGGCAATATTAGACAGAGTAACAAGTTGTGtgaatgattgtgacaatgtcttttaACCGTAGCTTTCCAATTTTAGAAACACAGACTGATATATTGGCCACCTCCAGACATTGTTCCTGGCAAGGAAGATATCACCGTAATTTTCACTCTATATATAATTTATTTGTCTATGATGACACAGAGGATGTacattatttttgtattttacaGCTTTCGGACAGTATGTACAGTTTCCAATATACATATGTCCCACATGACCATCATCTCTGCACAGGCAGGTGCTGACCTCCTTTGGTCTTGTATGCCATTTTCAATTTGCATTTTTACATAGTATTACTATCGCTCAGTTTGTCTCTTTCCCCATTGAATATATAACAAAGACAATACACACTGCAAGCTCTCTTTGTACAGAGGTCACTGGACAGTATACTTTCAGACAATTTCACCAAGCAGTAAGAGAGAAAAGTCAGCACAAGCCTGTGGAGATCAACCAGATAGACTGAGACCAACAAACCAAGAGGATTGCGGTATAACAAAGTGCTACCACCAACATCACCACTACGATTTTAACATGCAAGACAAGGGAGAAATCAATTTTAGCTCGATAATCCTTAAAATTCTGCTGCTTCAAATTTCTCTTAATGACTTCAAAATATGTGACTCTGATCCAGGCAACCATAACACAAACGACCTAGCTGAGAATGTGTAGTACAGGCATCCTGTCCTATGCAATACAATGTTTTTGTATGAAACTGACAGCACCTAGTACATATTTCTCAATGAATAGCTAGGTTTTCTATTGGCAGCCACTGTAGAGAAATCTGAAGTTGGGCAGATGAGTACAAAATAACAGGAAGTTATCAGTTAATGATATAAACAAACTGTCACAGAAGTCAATTTCTCCCTTTGGACAAACCTATCCCATGATGATGGACGTACACAAGTGGCTAAAGTATGGTTAATGAACATGCTATCAAACTCAAAGTAACATGGTGAGGAGATATAAAAGTGTTTAAGAATTTCTCCAGTTAGCTCTACTACACAGTCCAGACCTTCATAAAGAATATAATATAATTTTACCTCAAATCAAGAAGCTTTCAAGTTGAAGGTGACCATCCTCATTTGGCTTACAGGTAACACATCATTCATAGAGAATTCTTTGAAAGGCTAGACTACAGACTGCCTCACAATACTATGCTTGTAAATGTATGGACATAAATTTGACCATGAATGAACAAATAAAGACTAAagactttatttattcttgtttTTACCAATATATTGTCAAAGCCTCCTTTACCATTTATACTTGATAATATGGAATTACTCATACTGTGAGTGAGGCACCATACACtaataataacaatattatGAGGTAGTCTTTTCTCTGAATACAATGAAACAGTTCAGTTAGAGACAGAACATGGCACTTTTTCATTACACAACATGAATTTGTGAAATAACGgcaacaaaaaaaatcatttaaaatatCTCTTTCCATCCCCTGGATGCTAGTAGCTCAACCAcatcaaattgaaaaaacaCCACAGGGACATACTCTCCATTTTCGCATTATTATTTACATTTAGTACAGGTAGCATTCCACAAGTCATTTTTATTTACTGAGGTGAAAATTCTGCTTAATGAGACCATTTCGCACAGAGAATGGTAACTGAGAGGGCTAGAAAAGGTCGCTTCTTCTCCTCCCCATTCAAATCTTTTTTATGATAATTCTATCATTCACAATATCAAATCAATACAGGTGTACACACTCGTAACAATTGCAACACTTTGCATCACTTTTGGCACCAAAAATTGCACAGGTTCAGTTCGTAGTTATTCAATCAATTAAAATGCAAGAAAACAAAGGAAAtgtgcaaatgattttcatttcaactaTCCCATCATTATGTCCAGAGAATGAGAAAGATCCCCCCTCAAAATTTACTTGCATGCTTTTCAATGTCAcgttttttatcaattttaattCAACATCACACTTTTAATGGCCAAAGAAAATATAAAGTTATCTGTGTCGTTCACAGATAATCCTCACAACTTGACAGTCCATAAAGTGCCAAAGAAGCTGAAGACCAACAAACCATAATtatcacagaaaaaaaaacTATACACATTTCAAGGGAAAACACTGGTTTGCCTTGGGGACAGAAACTCAATGGTGAATGTTTTTTATGACCAAAAAATCCTTCGTATCACATAGAATAGCCAATCTCATGAAGCAAAAAACTGTGATGCTTTGGGATAACATGAATGATTCACGAAAGACTTTTACTATTTCCATTCCATTGATTGAAAAGCACATCAAACTCAGGCAGCACCCTTATTCAAAAAACCTTCTATAAGTACATACAACACAGTGAATAAATTTCCCTCATCCTCATAATTAGATGGTGTAAATGATACTGTATGGATACAGCAAGCCTTTCAGGGACTGGGTGAATGAAAACTGCCAGAAATCTGCAGCAATGGTTTTGTAGAGCTGAAGGGCCCTTGGTTTGTGATCAATCACCACCAgacaaacattgacaaatggGTGATCAACAGGCAGTGATCCCAAAGGTACATTATATGATGGTGCCACTGCTAGTATACATATTATAGCCAAGACGACAGGTAGCAACCAACCACTGCTGGTATATAGCCAAGTGAACTGGTACCAACCATGACAACAGTAAAAATCAAAACTGATGCTTATGTATGTTGGCACAGAGTGCAACTGCAGCAGATTCCTAGCTTTACCAATAACCAAacacaaaaaaattcaaaagatgAGATTCTAGTATCTGAATGAAGTTTTTTGAAGTCCCCCCCCAGTTGCTGTAGCAGTCTCCATCTTAAAATTGGGGGTGGTGATTGGAGCTATATTTTCCTTGCACGCAAATATGGTTATCATACATTACACCCCAAATTTCCTCCTTATACATTGTCAAACTATTATATCGGCATAGGATTAAAAGTATTTAAGATTTATCTCTGAATACCCTGTCCCCGTAATGGTTAATTAATGACAAGCGCAGCCAAAAGAGGGCACACTGAGTCAGCAGCACAAAATGGAAGTGACGAATCAATGAATATatgaagttttttttcttctataaGGTTATATCCAAATCCTGACGTGCAGACATTCCTTGGCGTTTCTTGACAAAGTTTAGTGGATAGcagggggtggtggtggtggattTGACCCCTGAAAGGAAAATAAAATAACAGATAACTTCAGTGCACAACGACACATTTTTTCAAGGTATATTTTCTAAATATTTGGAAATCGCAACTGAATGTGATGAATCGAGTGCACCTTGTTCATAACTTTGGAACACCCAGTGGCGTTATTGATTGATTCACAACAGAATATCACTCAATGTTGTGAGAGTTTCCATTGGAAACATCTATGCGTGAGTGGATTATCAATCAAGAACCGTTACATTATGatacatacacatgtacagATAACATGCATATTCTGAAGGGTGGCAACATATTGTAGACTGTGTAAAGCAAAATTTACATAGATAGCagtaattttttaaaaaaaccatTTAGTCTCCATGGCCCAGGTCATCAAAACATTTAATTCTCGACCTTTTCAATAATGCAGATTTTGGAAAATAGGGGCTGGTCATGCTTTGTTGGCTATGTAATGCAGGTAATGCAATAGCTAATTAATGCAGGAATGTCTGGAAAGACTGATGGGTTTCTTTATGTACTTCCTCCCTTACATTTTGAGATGGCCGTGGCTTTTCATTGTTATTTCTCATCGAATTGGGTCGCATGATGAAAAGCACTGAAGCAATAACGAGCCAAGCcaccatgatcatcatgacaTTGAGACCTCCATCCTCGGGTGAGCCCTGCGGACCAGgcactgaaaaatatgaaattgcaAAATATGATGAGTACAAATTTACTGACAGACTAAGTCATAAGTGACACTGCTGGCCATTGGAATGAAAATTGAATCCACAGGAAATAATCTGAAAAACTGTGTTCAGATAGTGTGAAAAACTGGAGACCTCAATTCTATTCCTGGACTTGGTGTTGATGGTTGGGGAGGTTTCTCCAAGGTTACTACACAGCTTACTGTCATGGAACAGCCAGCAACAGCCAAGTAGACTGATTattataattacatgtatcaacaacGAGCAATCAGAACTGCCCACATCATCATAGTGGACTTGAGCCTTGGTCTAGATTGCATCAGTCACAATTGactaaaaataaaaaacaacagCTGTTCTCAATTGACAATAACACGTACATGTCAACCAAGGAGAGCtactcaagcatgtcaagtagGTTGTGCATTTCAAAAAACATCATTCCTGAAGCGgatttgaaaaaaaaggaaGCCTGAAgcataaattttgaaaaaagttttggCCGCAAATAGTCAAAAACTGTCAGTTTTGTGATAACCCTTCTGAAAACAGAGCTAGGGCCCTGGCCCAGTCTGAGatggtgttgtttttttaagtCTCAAACTCTCGGCTGAAATGCAGCTTGTCCATCCTATCATGGATCTTGACAGTTGAAACAGGTTCCAATGCACGTTTCACACAGCCATTACAGCCATATGTTGCCAATTTATAACTGAATATGACGTTTACACAATTGATGGCAAATATATGGATTTCTGATTAATGTTCATCAACGCTGCACAGACCGTAGAGTGACCGCAGATAAGTACGGCCATGATAACAAAAATCTGATAAAGAATTAAATCATCTTGTTCAAAAGACAGCTTGCATGTGACATGAATGCAATTTATAAGATAAAATCAGCAATGTGGACATCACTATCGACATATAAACCGGTTGTGTCCTACTACAATATTCTAATAAAGTGAGTTGGACTTAATTATGCAGTTACAACCAGTGTTTGAAGAACAGGCCTGTCTGTTTACTAAAAACATTATATGACAGTATTAGTATAAAACATGGAGATCAATATCCCTTTTTAGAAAGAAGAATTCCACCAAGTGAAACCTACAATGAATaacattgatattaatatgacaACATTGCAACTGCATACCATACCCAGCACAATACAAATTATATATTTAGCACCAGGAGAATTTTTCTAGTCTATCGAGATGGGAAAAAATATTCCAATAAATCAACATATTCGTGATGTGCTGTGTTAGAGATAAAAAGTATCGATCAATCAACAGGCCTACATCCCTGCAGCATTCGTTTTCAACTAATGACAAATGAGCACATACAGTGTAACACTAAGGTGACTGTTTAATCCCAATTTTTGGGATATGACCATTTAAAGATTCTACATTTACAGCAGTTGGACTAAGATCATGCAGAGTTCAACCACTTCTATCTGATCTAGTGTAAATCATGGAAACCTCAGACAAAATGAACTATTTTGAACGACAGATCCTGTCCTTTTTTCATTCATATATATGCATGCCATCAATTGCACCCACTAATCATTCAGCAACCAGATGAAGGTCTGCATTGCTAAATCAATCAATGAAGATCACAAACTCAAAATGCCAAAGGCAAAGCTTCGAATAATTAATTTGCTTCAGGAAAATTTTTAAATGTTTATCACGTATATTGCGCAGTTGACTAAAGTATCCAATAATTGGATCCACAATCAGACGAAACACTGGCCCTCAAGGAATTGATAGAGTGGCCTGGAAGGAAGTGGATATTTCAGTTTGATAACACCTCAAGCCCTGTACATGGCGCAATTCTATTGGACAGAATGCTCAGCCTACATTAATAGGCCCAATCACTGTTTATAGATTTATGTATACATAGAGAATATTGTGTGCTTGTAATAGTTGGGGAGGAATGGCATGCCACGGTATGGATCCATTATCAACAGCCACTCAGCTGTTACTTTTACAAAACCCAGTACTGTACCTGCACTATCATTGCTGCACTATGGGAATTCACAGGGATTCAATAATTAATACTTACAGTCTTGTGGGCAACTGTTGTCTGTGCAGTAGGACTGGGAATTTCTTAGCTGAAATAAGACGGCAGCATGTAATTAAAAACAAAATCATATCTGCTGAGCTTAAACTACACTGACTAGGCTCACATCATACTGTTCCCTGTCAGTTTGGTTTAGAATGATTATATATGGTCCTGTCCTAAAAACATTTCAGTAGGGGGGTAAAAATCACAGTCTGAGATAGGGTTCTGATTCACTGTGCAATTATGGCCGACACAACTTGGAGTCAACTTTCCTTGGCTTCGCCAAGTGAATTTGCAAGCGATCAAAAACCGGGAGCCCGTCCATTTgggttttcaaattcaacaactGTATCAACAACTCTACTTCAACAAGCCACAACTAATAACTTACCAAGTTAAGGAGCCTCTGCATGGCATGCTCATGGTTCCAAATACACTCACATGGGTCGAAGTCGGACATTGTTTTAGCTGTGTTGCCTGCAATATGCAAAGTAAGCCCACTCAATTGTGTGTTTTCCTTTTCTATGACATGATACTGGTGGAGTAGTGGAGATATGTTTTGATACTGCACGTCGTCTCCTTGCCAGAGTCGCATCCGTCGGTGACGCAGGTGTCAGCGTTCTGTTTTTCTGTATTGAACGGAACCTGGCCTAGGGACTCCAAGTCAAACCTTGCTTAACAAAAATGTAtctacaacaaaaactactgaacgGAATCGGTCGAACTTGGTATCAATCTTCTTTTAGAAAGATTTCCCATCCACTGGTACCAATGGTTTGAACCCCCTGGTAatggaagtatccggttgcgttttttttggaccaccctgtattaTAGTAGTAGAGCTGAACTGAAACTTGAAAGCGTAAATCGACCCATTTTGAAATGACAATAAGACTAAATCTACACAAAAAACAATTCAATTTGCGGCTAGTTTTTGAACTTACAATATGTTGGATGCAAATGGACGGTTTCCTAAATTATTCTGATTTCGACAAAGTGATATAAATCGGTTAAAATGAAGTGTTCCGATGAGGAGCCACGTCTTGTTTATCTAAAAGGTGCCCGGATGATCATGCACCCTCGTTCCCCAATTGAGAAAGTAAAAATGGCCGCGCCCATTGACCGAAAAAGTTTTTTCTAAATTGATTTCAACGAAACATTTTTACCtgttttacattacttttcGTGAACTTTGTGCCTTCTGAAAGTTGAGGTAAGTACCGTAGGCAAAGTAAACATGAATTAGTGTCTATAGCAACGATTGCTTTTGCTCAGTGACACGGTAAATGTATCTACAAAGTTCAGTATGCATTCATGTACACGATGCATacacagggtgtatcaaaatacatgtacactcaaaataaaaaaagcatAAAAAGAATAGTGTTGTGGCAGTACCACACACAATGGTCTTTCGACAGGGTCACAGAACATGTAATATTCGAAAAATTTGCAGTATTATGAACAAAAGAACACATTTGTGACCATGTAGGCCTAGATGTAGTCTTTTCTTTCCTTGCCGCTGAGACTAGAGTGCTGATTTCAGGTTTGTTGACTGTTGTGGCCAGCATCATCTTACTTGTGCAAGGGTATCAATTGGAAATGGGTATGGCTTGGAGCTGCTGGGAAAGGGTCAGCCGTCTGCAAGTACATACCCTAAAAACATTTTAGCCTCAGGAAAAACCGATGTACCCTCAGAGTCTAAATGAATCCTGGGTGCCCTGGCTGCCAGTGACTGACTGGAGTGGAGGCTGGTGATGTACAAGTAAGTTTATTATGtgtattttccatttttacagtgagttgtttttcatttcacttttcagaatttgaagaaCAAACATTTACCATGATGGCTGACCAAGAACAAGAAGGAGCAAACCTATTTGAAGCCATAAAGAACCAAGCACCTCTAGAGCTACTACGGGATATTGTTCAGAAATTCGATACAAAGATATCGAATACAAGAGACAGCAATGGTTTAGATGTGATGCAGACAGCCATTGTGGAAAATCACTGCGAACTTGTTCGGTACCTGTTCATGAGAAACTATTTCAAGGAGtttgaaaatactccaaaatGTAATAATTACATGCACTTGGCAGCACGGTTAGATCGCGTGGTCATCCTGCAGCTGTTGATGGAGCATCGTCCTGGAGATGTGGTGATGCGTGGCTCTGTCTGCTATCCTGATTGTTGTAGTTGCATTGGAGATGCTGATTTGGAAGAGGAGAAGGATGACAGAATGGAGGACAGAGGTGGCAATCAACTCGGTATGACACCCTTAGACTTTGCGATTAGACATGAAAACATTAAAAGTTTGAAAGTACTGTTGCAGTCAGAACTTCTCAAGTGCGACATGTCTTCCGATTCAATTTTAGAACGTGCCTGTGAAATCAATTCACCAGATGCTTTAAAAATCCTACTGACTGAAAAACCAGATCAGAGGACCCTTGTGAAAACTTTCGAACAGGCTGTCAGAAAAAAACTTTCATCTTGTATCAATTGTCTTCTAGAGAATGGTTTTGAAACAGAAACTGCTTTCAATGGTATGAATTGCTTCCATGTAATGTATCAGTATTCATCCTCCTATGTGTACCGTCCCAGCAACGTCCTGACCACTGCCAGCAAAGACGTTGGCCTCCTCAAGGCAATGGAGGTCCTCATCGCACACGGTTGTGATGTAAACGCAAGTGCTCTGGCAAAAACCTACCCACTCTATACATTACTTCATATGATGTTCTCTGACTTCTGTAATGAGCCGGATGCACAGCATGTGGAGGCTACTGAGCTATTGCTTCGGGCAGGTGCTGATCCTAACTTTGATGAATATGTCAATGCTGGCGAGGGACGGTTTGAAGCTTACGGACGGAATGCCTATTCCTCTGCACTGCATGTTGTCCAATTTGATGTCTTCTTTCCTGGTATTACTTTGAATAATACCAAATCGGTGCTCAAGTTGTTATTCAAATATGGTGCTGACCCATACAAAAAGTGCTCCTCTTCGGGCCTGGTCCCCCTCGCTCAGTTTCTAGACCGTTTTTGTGATGTTGATTATGACGATTACTTGATCATTCAAGAAGACAGCCCTATGGAGAAAGGAGATTTAGCTAAAGCACTCGgtgatgtcctttccctttATTATTTAAATATGAATCTCCCTGAGTTTAGTAAAGCAGTGCAAGAAAGTGATATCAAAgcaaaattgcatgtttttgacATAATTGGCGATGTTACCAAGGATGTCCTGAATTTGCTTTGTAACCAACCAAAGAGTTTGAATGATATGGCGAAGCTGGGTGTTTGGGAAGGCATTGGCAGGAGTGCGCTGAACTTGTATAACCTACGAAAAGATGTCCCTCCTGCGTTGTTGAAATCTGTACAAAGGTTATTTGAGTGTCAATAATGGTAGTTCAAGGAAACCACAGGTATATGAAACCTGTAAACGATATCCTGTTGTCTATGATGTTGCCTTACTTTGTTCAGGTGAACAATCTTTCAGAATATGGAATGTTAAATTTGCATGGTGTTTTGAGTGCTAAATATTTATTGTGtaacattttgatattgatttacCCATTTAAAGTCAGCAAAATCTCCTTTTTGTCAAAATCCAGCTGGAAACATGTTTGTCAGTACTTACATGTAAATGGTATGGTTTATGAATCTATTAAAAATATagtgtttgttttgaaaattttgtgtTCATCGTCTTTAGTTCACTCACAACTACACTGGATgaaaaaaacctgtgaaaatgcCCAGACAATGGCCTGGACGATGTGTATTTAGGACCAGTGTGCAAACCTAGGTGGTTTGAATAGATGCACTGTCATCTCTGGGGGACACCTAGCTGTTCTGAGGAAGACAACATGTTGTCTCCTTGTTGCCTCAAAGGCCCACACTCAAGTGGTACAAATATG
This is a stretch of genomic DNA from Lineus longissimus chromosome 2, tnLinLong1.2, whole genome shotgun sequence. It encodes these proteins:
- the LOC135483090 gene encoding uncharacterized protein LOC135483090, whose translation is MMADQEQEGANLFEAIKNQAPLELLRDIVQKFDTKISNTRDSNGLDVMQTAIVENHCELVRYLFMRNYFKEFENTPKCNNYMHLAARLDRVVILQLLMEHRPGDVVMRGSVCYPDCCSCIGDADLEEEKDDRMEDRGGNQLGMTPLDFAIRHENIKSLKVLLQSELLKCDMSSDSILERACEINSPDALKILLTEKPDQRTLVKTFEQAVRKKLSSCINCLLENGFETETAFNGMNCFHVMYQYSSSYVYRPSNVLTTASKDVGLLKAMEVLIAHGCDVNASALAKTYPLYTLLHMMFSDFCNEPDAQHVEATELLLRAGADPNFDEYVNAGEGRFEAYGRNAYSSALHVVQFDVFFPGITLNNTKSVLKLLFKYGADPYKKCSSSGLVPLAQFLDRFCDVDYDDYLIIQEDSPMEKGDLAKALGDVLSLYYLNMNLPEFSKAVQESDIKAKLHVFDIIGDVTKDVLNLLCNQPKSLNDMAKLGVWEGIGRSALNLYNLRKDVPPALLKSVQRLFECQ
- the LOC135483087 gene encoding small integral membrane protein 14-like — encoded protein: MSDFDPCECIWNHEHAMQRLLNLLRNSQSYCTDNSCPQDLPGPQGSPEDGGLNVMMIMVAWLVIASVLFIMRPNSMRNNNEKPRPSQNGSNPPPPPPAIH